In Macadamia integrifolia cultivar HAES 741 unplaced genomic scaffold, SCU_Mint_v3 scaffold1992, whole genome shotgun sequence, the genomic stretch GATCAGGAAATGTGGTACACAGGGAGAGCAGATCCACTTCCAGATTATATCCCACTTAGAGAAATCAAAAGAGATGAGAACAACTATCCATCACATTACATCTGTTGCCAATGTACAAAATGAACATAGAGATAAATAAGTAGATTGAATAGATGATATTTTGGAACCAGATTTATTTTGGTCCAGGATCACTCAAGCTTGACTATAAAATGGTTACAACATCCAGCATGTGAATCATGTGCTTTGATATTATCTTCCAATAGTAATTAGTTCAGTCCAAATCGATGATGCAGTTCATGGATCCTAGAAACTAACCTCTCCTTGTTTCGTGCCATAATCTCACAGAAATCTTCGGCAGCTGCACGCATGTGAAGGAACATAGGTAGCTTCATAGCATCTGCTAATTCGAATTGCTTCTCGAAATACCTAATGTTGAAATATTAAAAGGACAAAACAGCATAAAATTGTACtctgaaaatattttaaataattattcCAATAAAAGTCAATGAATCTTGAGCGTACTTCTTCTGAATTTCCGAGGGACAAAACTGAAGTCTGTCATAGTCTAACCCACATTCACCAATTGCTACCACCTGAATAGCATCAATTTCACGAACAGAAAATGAAGCATATCTAGAAGCCAAGAAAGTAGCCAGAATACTCATACCAACACCTTTGCAGTCAAATAATGATCAGAGCAGTCAAAACCAAAAGCATAGGCAAAAATTTGTCTCGCAATAAAAAACTAACCATTCAACTTGAAAAGCAAAGGATCTACATTCCTTCCAAACAGGTTTGAAGATTGCATTATGTCACAACCCAGAAGAAAGGTGCCCCCTTGACATACCAAAGAAAATCATGCATATtgaattctaaattttttttactgaCGTCCTACTACAAGGTCAGTGACTGGTCACATAATAAACTTGAACCCCTTTCTAGAAATGTCAACAGTTAGGATCACGTGATGGGATCAATTTTTGTGGGTGATATCTTAGGAGGAAGCTATCAAAATTAAGAGTCCTGAAATTTATTAATGATTAAGCTATTCTGCAGCACAACAGTGCTTAGCTATAAAGGAGGCTAGATGTACAGCAGAGATCAACATTATGGTAAGATTTCTAATACAGTCTTTCATTCACAAGCACTGCAATAAAAGCCTACATGATAAGGTTAATAACTTATCTGGCATCAAAGATTTGAGTCAGCTGAGGTTATCTGGAATGATTATTTGCTCAAATGGAGTCAGCTGAGGTTATCTGGAATAAAGGGAGGAGGTTGAAACTTAACAACATGATTAGATCGACAGGTTAGGTATCTCCAGAATAACAGAACTGAGTGGGTGTGAAAAGACTTAAACCTTTGACGGTGCATCATATACAAATCAATTCTTTTGCCTAGAAGTACATCAAGAAAATTCAGCCAATCCCAGCCTGAGAAGTATTAACCAAGTCCAGAGGCATGTGTTGGAGAATAAAGCTACATCAGTAGCTCAGATTTCAGAAGCTACTTATACGTCTGAAATCTTAGTGCCAAGAGCCGAAAACTgtgaaacagaaagaaaaacctGAGAAGTTGCATCTTGCAAGGAGGAACTGGAAAACCATCATTCATGATCAAATATACAACGCCTAGAAGAATGAGGCAAAAGGGAGAATAGATGTGTTTCAATCAACTTGGCGTGGCTCAGTGCAGAAAGTATTTATCAGATTGTCCAGAAATCCATTTGgcaaaaatggaaaagagatggaccATGCTTCCTAAATCCTTATGCTATCATGAGGGGGTTGTGGGAACTGGAAAGGAACAAAAGagttttttcattaaaaaaatttcccccAGAATTCATGCCAATATTTCCTGGTTTTTGTTTGATTGATCTATGGCATGTGAAGAATTATCTGGTGGAGATATGGTGTCTTTCTCTTCTGACTTGGATCACATGCTTCATGATTGATGTATATATATTGATTAGTGATGCAGTTTAGTTTcctaaataggcttgttttattaggaataagcttagggttgggttccatacatgttgggcctttgatcccatgtgttttgagtgtattgggctacttttatgggtctaaactaggggttctaaggttgcaaacgggattcagtgatttgtttccttttctttagtttcctttttagatggggttatttagtttctaatttcaagtcattgttagtttctaatttctgtctagactagtttctattttcattagattctaatttccagtttttagtaacttcttgtaatcaatttttagtaactcagatttagtaactctgagttactattacttgtaaaccctctccatcattattataaataaaggagagctctcatcatagagagacaattttgattttgaaaaaaaaaagaacctgcTGCTGGTCGCTGCCATGCATCTACTGGATTTTCTGTGTATGATCACAGAACAAggggttggtgtttgatccggtcgactccttgcggcgtgaactCCAGGAGGGTTTCTATAAGTCTTCTTATTCTCTTTTAAGTTTGTTTCAAGGTTCTACTGCTGTCAAACAATCAGTTATTTATAACTTTAAATTTTCTACCcagaaattctgaaacagaGCCTTCGGTTTTTTTTTCTGCTGGAGCCAGTTCCAGCCACTGATTGGTTTCCAAACTGTGGTTGATTACTCCCCTGTACTCCCTTAAGAATCAAACCAAAGCAGGCCTAATTCTGTGCTGCCATTATAGAGATATTCGAAATCTCCAGAATTTTGCCCTGTAGTGATTCTGCCAGAATACAACCAGAATCGATAGCCTGATTTGTCTTATTCTGTTCTGTTATTTTTCTGCTGTTGTTTTGGGACTGTTGCCTCTTATTACTGCTGCTGGTTTAAACTTATTTGATCTACTGATATCTGGTCTAAGTGGCATTGATTACTGTGATCGATAGTTACtggtttcttccttttctgttgGTTGATTATCACTGGAATATggggattggttttggttgttctttggtctacaagttcctgttgtttgggtctagtttgacttgtcaaatctagtcctacattaattAGTTAATGAAATTACAATCTGTTGATGTTGCAGatgaacccaaaagaaaaaaaatcaaaaaggaGATGCCCCAGAAGGCTAATGGGACTGGAACATAGGGATTAGAATTCTCAATGAAAATCTTATCATGGAAAGTGTTGCCCCAGTGGTGAGTAGCTCCAGGAAAAGAAGGCTTCGAAAAGACTACCAGCAAGCTAAAACTGACATCATGCTCCCTCTAAATTCTCCCTCAACAAGCTAATTAAAAGTCTTTTGACTCTATATGGACAAGGAATGCTTCAAGAGCTGTAACCTCCCATTCTCAGGATCCACAGatggcagatttttttttttttcctaaagctAACCGAAAGATTTGATTGCTAAACAAATATAGAGGTACAAAGCATAGGTTGACGATTTTGTCATGAAGCACTCTCTCGGTTTAGCAATATGGCTCGTGTTTTGCATTTATTGACAGTGTACAGTCTACAGACCTACAATCATAAAGAGAGAGGAGCTTTGTGCAAGCAAGTCAAGCACGATATAAGCATTTTGGGTCTATCCTTATTGTATTGCTTTGCGGGTTTAGCAATTTCATTGATGAATTTGACTTGATGGGTCTGCCATTTACCAATTCCAATATCACTTACTTAAAGGCAGGAGAACAACCAGCATGAATCAAACTTGGGATTCTTGGTGACCTTACTTTGGTAGTAACACTTTTGCCAAGCAGCCAGCTTCAACGAACTACCTTCCTAGGATAACCTTAGATCACCTCCCGTTGCCTTTCAACTGTTAGGATCAAGACTGATTGTTTTGAGATTCTGTGGTTATCATGCCAATTATCTATAATCTATGAATGGAGTAGAGAACACAGTAGGAAGAACCATCGGACAATGACAGGAAGGTTAATGGAATAAAGAGACATTTGGATCCCCATAAGGAAGAAGATTGAATTTTGTTAGGCAGCAATGAGGGTGGAAACTAGAAGTTAAAAGACAAGGAAGAGAAACTGAGAGGTGAACTGTTCAGTTAGTAAGGAATGAAGAAATTAATTAGAAGCACACCTAAATCAGGAAATATATGCATCTAAGAAAAAGATTGACATACAATATTCTTTCACGGGCTGGGTGACACAGGAAGAGGTGGGGAGCAAAACAACACTTCCAGGTTGATGGTACGATTTGCATACTTTGAGGATCAAGGGAGATAAAACAACCATTGGTGACCTACCATGATCCCTATGCATCTCCAAACCTGGAAAGAGCTATAGTCTGAACATCCCAAGATCCAAGAAAACCCAAACCGATACCAACCCACCCACCCTAAAAAAATGTAACAGTTTCAGACCTAGAATACCAACAAGGACAAATAGAAGgatgggggaaaaaaaggaagagagaaaatacagGGCAAAACTTGTACTACCAATTGGAGAGAATAGCTTAACCACCCAATCGGTAGTAGTAGTGtacatttaaaaattaaatgcGTTGAGAATTTTAATTATGCCTTTGTTACTTATGTAGCACTCACATAGGACCCTAATAAGCAAAGACATAATGAGAATACCCCTGTGGTACTATCTCATACTAAGACCTACAGCATCCAATTACTATAGTGGAGACACAATGCCTAAGGCGGCTgaactaaaaaataataagataaaataagaaacttGAAACTAAAAAACAAGAATGCTAAAAATCTAATTATGGAGATAAATCATACCTTTCCTTTCTCAACTCCTTCCTTCGCCAGAGACAAAAGTGCCTGAAAGTGCTGTTCTGAATCCCCACTCTCATCGAATTCCTGAATAAGAAGAGACAATGTCAAAGATGCAATACCAGACAACATGCAGATTATATTTTGAATGCAAGAAATGacaaatgaagaaaaagtcACCCTGCATCTGGTAGGATGCACCCCAACTGTGCAGAAAAGCCTTCCTGCAACAATTAAGAAGGTGAAAATAAAACGAACGAACCACCGGCatacacaaaagaaaagtaaaTGGAAGTACAATTCATCCAATTTAGTGACACAACACCCTTGGATAAAAGATTAGACCACAACTCTGGTATCATGTAAAGGAACTCACTATCATTAGAAACAGATGTTGTTTCATCAATCCATTCAATAGAAGTAATATGACCAGATGATAAACAGAGATCTCACAAATAGCTTTCAAGTAGGTAAAATCTCAGTGCAGATTGATTGTTGAACATTTGATTAATCTATACTACAAACTCAGTTTTACAGATCCTACCGAAAGTAAATACATATAGGAGCCACTTGCTCACGTTTACCTTTCCCCTCTCTTGGCAAATTTTCTTGCACCCTACTATCCAGCACTACTTTGCTTGAGAAGTTAATATGAAACATTATCAATCTAAATAGACTTCGACAGAATTGGTATGAACAGAAGAAGCTGGAGAGGGGAGAAGCATATACAAAAAGAGATAAACCCATGGTTTGAGAACTCAGCGAAATCTCAGATATTtcgggggttttttttttttaccgaaacAAAATTGCACATGAAACGAAAAAAAGACACAATTTCGGTCATCTCGGTCATTAGCCCCTCAAAATAGTCAAGCGAAACACATGGAAAAAGTACATTGTTTTGGTGAGATTATTCACTGAAACGAAatgagttcttgaaccttggaaAAACCTAATGATGTATATCCTTACGGATTCCCTATTTCCCTGTTGAGAGTCTAGatgaattaagaaattcatgCCAATTTTGATTGAAGAATTGGATGGTTGGCTAATGGTTGGCCAAACAATATCTCTGAGTCAAAACCCCGTAATTGTCCCAGTCTCCCAGATGTTATTAATGTAAAGTCAAGTCAAATAACAGTTTCAATCTATTGGATCCTATAGCCTTTTTCCATTTGCAAGCCCTGATTGAATTCAGTGATGATCCTGGTAGATTCTTGCTAATTTAAATTGAGAGAGGGAACCACTTGAGTTCAGCACAAGCATATTCCATAGCAGAAGGAAAAAAGATATAGAAAAGATTAATGAGCAGAAGAGAATCCCAACAACTGCTGATATTAACTCACTATAAACTGGTAGGCACCAAACCGACAAGAACCATCCCTCCCCTCACCAGTAGTTCAATTGACATAGTTATCTATAATAAAGTTCAATAGGGTCATAATTATCTATAGTCGACTACAAGGTAATGCTGCTATAGCTATCTAACACCGATAGAAATTGGCAATCTTCGATTGCTTTTGTTCCTTTGATTATAGCGGTTCAACAAGGCTCAGGAAACTGAAGCTATTTGCGTTGGTGGACTGTTGAAGCCATCAAGCCCTGCTGTATCagttttttcattaaatttaaaaGGTGAAAAAGGACTTGGTGGCTCCCTTGCATAATCCTTTTGGCAGCAAGGGTCAGAAACCAGAAAGAGTTGCAAACCAAATAGGTAAAACATTTTAGCCCTTTTTGCATATCGATCTAAGTTCGTCAAGTGGTCCTGTTTTTTTATGGTACCTCTGACAGTGAACATATTGATGACATTGAACTCTTGTTTCAACTCATAGTAAGCACGCCTTCACAAGGAAGGTATCAGAGTGGTGGTGTAATCATGGATCCATTGCTGCTCCTATCATTTAATTACATGACATTTTCTCATCTTTGTTCAACAATTATAAGTAAAAAACTAATGGCAATGTAAGGGAGACGAAACGGACCAAATCAAGGACCATACCATCGGTTTCCGATAAAGCCAGAGCTTCCCTTGATTCCTCCAACGACCCACCGGTGACCTTGCCACGCACGATGCCAAAATCTCagacaataaaaacaaaaccaatGCACAGGTTGTGACTCATGAGTAAAACCTAGAAACCAATGCCGGGTGAACTTACGACAATTCGTTCAACTCCAGCACTCCATGCCCTACTGAGAACAGCCGGAATATCAGCTACATGGTAATTCTTGCCATTATAGACCCCCTTGAACATGTTATCTGCGCCGAAATTTGCTTCTCAGCTTCATAAGGAAGACACATTCGTCGACataaaaacaaggaagaatcaaaCAGTAAATAGCTAATGTGTTTGCTATAATGCCTGACCTGTGAAGTTCACCGCAATATCTTTTCGAATGAAGAAACGCATAGGGAGAGATTGTTAGATAGAGCCAAGAGCTGAAGAAAGAAACAGTATAGCTTGATATATTGAGATTCTGAGAGTTGCAGGGGTACTTGCCTATCATCCGTACAGCCGCCATGATCCAGCGTCGAACAAGATTGGGAGTGGCAGCTGAGCAGAGTTCGGAGAGATGAAGCGAGAATTTTGAGTAAATGATTCAGTCCAGGGGTACGAGAGATGGAGTGAGGAGTGCCATTGCGTCGGGATCCTCTCCGGCGGCTGGACTGCCTCGTGTGGCATAGGTATCACAAAtaagctgtgtttggttggaaaagaaaaacaatatagaTCTCCGGTATATCCAAAGTCTAAACTTACTATAGACAAAGTTGTTTGATTTATCTCAAGTATGAACTTGGATAGAGAGAGCAAGCATTCATGTAGTTGATtacatttagctgagattttccaaACTAGTTAGATTTTATCCATGGTTCTAAGTAGGAgtgaaacagggccgggttggggtggatttctcaaaaccctaacccaaccctaggtcccaaaactcaacccaaccctaacccaaccctaccggGTTCATGCTCAAGCCCAACCCTACAGGGCTCagggttgggtcaggttgggtcgggttgacctAGCTAgtcttcttagtggaatcacattccaATAAGTACGATTCAATTCtcatttcaattccaattccaattccaattcttcaAACCACCCCGCTACCTTCAAACTCTGAAAAACATTGACCGCAACTGACCCTCCGCCCCCTAAATTCCTCAAAGTACTGTCATGTGCTAAGAGTCTAAAGAGAGAAAGGGTCCCTTCTACTAATGAAGTTCTCTTGTCGATTTTTCAAAAGCTTAGAAAAACTTCCTTGTACTGTTTTAGTTACTTTCTTCATTCATACAACAAGATGCAATGACATTATGAACTGAGTTAAATCTTGGCCACAATGGAAGTCCATGTGAGCTAAGTCCAACCCAACAAAATATTAGGCAAGTGGAGTTGTTTCATGTCAATATGTGAAATGTTccaatgtaaaaaataaaaaaataaaaaataacattttcaattctaaatttcaataattcTATTTACTATAATAGAGAACTCAAAAGTGAATGGAAATTCCAGTGTAAGAGAAAAACAAGATTTGTTCTTCAGAGATAggtttttcctttggctttATCCTCTCTCTTTTGGCTATATTGTTCTCTAGCATATTCtacaaagcacaataataatTAGGGTAAGAAACTCAATAACAACAAGAAACTCCCTTGGCTAGGAGAGACACCTGCATTCtacaaagcacaataataatTAGGGTTAGACTCAAGGCGAgttagggtcgggttgggttttctatgcctcaacccaggcccagcccaaccccacgtagggttgggttgggttgggccgggttggccCTGCATAGTCGGGTTAAATAGGGTTTGGGCTCAGGGTGGGCTAGGGCGGGTTCGGATTGTCtaggctaaacttacacccctagttcTAAGTATTGGCATGGAATAAGTTGTATCAGTCATAACTTGATCGATCTGAATCAAGTATCAATTTGTAAGGGCAAAATTGATCGATTTGAACAGATCCAATTGATATGAATTTGTGTAATAACGATATCTACtataccaatactgatactgatattgATAACTAAATCTTTGGTTGTATCTCTCCCCCCTATTCCtctcatatttattttttcatctctcATATTTTCATCAATCCTTTGCACTTTTTTAGCTTGGATTTTTTCTTTAGTCTGTTTTGTATAGAACCATGTAGCCAACTACATTAAGTCGAGATAAAGTTgagtttgtttttgttgttgttgtttttgaataaaataagaaaaatgtttTATGAGGGCAGTGTGGCCCATGCACACAGACACAATGGGGTAAATGACCAGCCCACAccccatgaaataaaaaatgaggcTTTTGTGAATGCTTTCTCGAGCACTTTCATTGATCCTCGTGCATGAGTAGAAACCACACTCCCATATATAAAACACTTCTCCAAGCGTTTTCTTTGATATACTTGATTGAATCATTCATTTTAGAACACTATATTTAAAAGTCCGAAGACATGTTATTTTATCAGTTGCAACTCTCACTTTTTATTTTGTCTGGTTGATGCTTCCATCTTTCGACAGACTAAGCCTAATCTTGCGTCTCTTGTTGATTCTTCATTAACCCTTGGTGACTATCAGAAGCTACCAAGTGTGGGTTCTCCTATATTAATTGTGATGGCagttttgatatatatatatatatatatatttgtttgtttgtttgtttagcATAGTTTTGATCCATTAGCTGACCAAGCATGATGGAATCCTCAAGATTCACAAATCCAGGGTCTGCAACAAGTCTTGCATGGAGTAAAGGATCAAGGACGGGCATGTTTAGAGGTTTATATAGATTGCCAATAAATTGTGACAATGGCCTCAAGAAATGTTTTCGTCCTAATGAAAGCTAGTGGTTAAAAATGTTTGTATTTTGAAGAAGGATATGTGAACTGTCTCTTTAGATACAAGGCCATAATTAATGTGTTTACAAGTACTTTTCAAACTAATGTACATAATATTTTGTTTAGTTAatttatatttcttttgttttcattaaTATAGTATTTTTTCATACAAATGTGCACTCATGCCATGcatacacacatacacataGATTAGTTTGACTTTGTCTTCTGTTTATTTATAACTTACATTCTTTGAATGtatattttttaatctttttattacatcatttttttttactcactACTAAATGCCAAGTTGTTACATGTGAAAAGTACCTAAAGtattaaccccccccccccccccccaaaaaaaaaaagaatgattaaaGTTGTGTTTGTATTCATTATCGGAATAGATTCTACTTCTAGATCAATGCATTTTGAGCccaattcttctctattttctcgcTTGAGAATGCTTTATAGACCAAGAATCTATTCCAATAATatatatcaaacacaacctaagtGTATGCATCGTAACATGCATCATAAGGTATgtaataatagatttttttttggggggggggcggAATGTTGAAGTAGGTAACAATAAACAATCTAATATTTAATAACACATAAGTGAATGACAAtgtaaacaatatatatatatatatatatatcatactactatataaaagtacgtactccctgtctttggtatactttttcaaaatgatcaaaaaaccatttacatctaccaaaaaaatttccaaatgaccaaaaaacaccagaaaaaaaatccccaaatgaccaaaatcccctcaaaattgaatctgaaacaaatatcataataaactctctataattctctctctctctctctctctctctctctctctctctaaacgtggaggagaaagggggagagtggagtattaaaaagcatataattacaaaccctaaacccactcatcctctcacccctaaaaatggaagataaatcaaataataacaataaactttataattctcactctctccctctctaaatgtggaggagaaagggggagagtggaaagagaaatagagagaattatggtgaatggggatagaatgaacaattatggagagagttatactaacaaaaaaagaagttaataataataaactctccataattctctatttctctctctctctctctctctctctctctctctctaaacgtgtagaagaaaggagagagtaataattaattaattaaatattaaaaatgattaaaaaaatgcatataatatttctctctccctctctctctctctctctctttctcaacatggaggagaaagggggagagtggagtattaaaaaggcatataattataattattaactattaaaaagtcatataattata encodes the following:
- the LOC122065393 gene encoding putative deoxyribonuclease TATDN1 isoform X2 encodes the protein MFKGVYNGKNYHVADIPAVLSRAWSAGVERIVVTGGSLEESREALALSETDGRLFCTVGVHPTRCREFDESGDSEQHFQALLSLAKEGVEKGKVVAIGECGLDYDRLQFCPSEIQKKYFEKQFELADAMKLPMFLHMRAAAEDFCEIMARNKERFRSGVVHSFTGSAEDRDKLLSFSDLFIGVNGCSLKTAENLHVVRGIPVERMMIETDSPYCEIKNTHAGINFVKSVWPSKKKDKYDQNCIVKGRNEPCLVRQVLEVVAGCKGIVDAHPLSKTLYHNTCRVFFPHDLDSMADALLTDSHEIQ
- the LOC122065393 gene encoding putative deoxyribonuclease TATDN1 isoform X1, which gives rise to MAAVRMIDIAVNFTDNMFKGVYNGKNYHVADIPAVLSRAWSAGVERIVVTGGSLEESREALALSETDGRLFCTVGVHPTRCREFDESGDSEQHFQALLSLAKEGVEKGKVVAIGECGLDYDRLQFCPSEIQKKYFEKQFELADAMKLPMFLHMRAAAEDFCEIMARNKERFRSGVVHSFTGSAEDRDKLLSFSDLFIGVNGCSLKTAENLHVVRGIPVERMMIETDSPYCEIKNTHAGINFVKSVWPSKKKDKYDQNCIVKGRNEPCLVRQVLEVVAGCKGIVDAHPLSKTLYHNTCRVFFPHDLDSMADALLTDSHEIQ